Proteins from one Cicer arietinum cultivar CDC Frontier isolate Library 1 chromosome 3, Cicar.CDCFrontier_v2.0, whole genome shotgun sequence genomic window:
- the LOC101507680 gene encoding protein EFFECTOR OF TRANSCRIPTION 2-like, producing the protein MVTNRLKREQCDRTKHDSSFSHWKILIGPSDWEDYSKGKEGSTRYRVHNLPQKLGPGVYELGVAVSRSGLGREIYKLAADPRRIIVVYLGKADNVRARLQCYGRNGAHLGNSYLSDDSSLQMGRSLFQEIFSQGFPIVYRWAPMQNTGEALSTEAQLLSTFDYAWNTIKNGTRRPNDILEMLNNFASGTTTFSDVAKLLLPFTQKKVGIPIKSSKLPLTDDKLDEADNGRYNFLSRVFKFNRSRPRIVQDTTDGATHENAKICGVMLADGSICKRPPVEKRVRCPEHKGMRRNVSTAKASRAPKAELESIVGNAYRYQNVNHDVEDPPQKVVDSHVEESITKTIICGIILDDGSTCRRQPVKGRKRCHEHKGKRIRASIHTNQK; encoded by the exons ATGGTCACCAATAGATTGAAGAGGGAGCAATGCGACCGAACAAAACACGATTCTAGCTTCTCCCACTGGAAG ATTCTTATTGGTCCTTCTGATTGGGAAGACTATTCCAAAGGAAAGGAAGGATCTACCAGATACAGGGTTCACAACCTTCCTCAGAAATTGGGTCCCGGAGTGTATGAGCTTGGAGTAGCTGTATCGCGTAGTGGCTTGGGGCGTGAAATCTACAAGCTTGCCGCTGACCCTCGTCGCATAATTGTGGTTTACCTTGGAAAAGCTGACAATGTGAGAGCAAGACTGCAGTGTTATGGCAGGAATGGAGCACATTTGGGTAATAGCTATTTGTCAGACGATTCTTCTCTTCAAATGGGAAGGTCATTGTTTCAGGAGATATTTTCACAAGGCTTCCCTATTGTTTATAGATGGGCTCCT ATGCAAAACACTGGAGAAGCCCTGAGTACAGAAGCTCAGCTGCTTAGTACATTTGATTATGCATGGAACACTATCAAAAATGGTACACGGCGGCCTAACGATATTCTTGAAATGCTCAATAATTTTGCTTCAGGCACTACAACATTTTCAGATGTGGCCAAATTGCTTCTACCCTTCACTCAGAAGAAAGTGGGGATACCAATTAAATCGAGCAAGCTGCCTCTGACAGATGACAAATTAGACGAAGCTGATAATGGCAGATATAATTTCCTATCTCGTGTGTTCAAATTCAACAGGTCGCGCCCTAGAATAGTTCAAGATACCACTGATGGTGCCACTCACGAGAATGCTAAAATTTGTGGAGTAATGTTGGCAGATGGTTCTATTTGTAAAAGGCCACCAGTTGAAAAAAGAGTGAGGTGTCCTGAACACAAAGGAATGAGAAGAAATGTGTCTACTGCCAAAGCAAGTAGAGCACCCAAGGCTGAATTAGAAAGCATTGTAGGTAATGCCTATAGGTACCAAAATGTCAACCATGATGTAGAAGACCCTCCTCAAAAAGTGGTTGATAGTCATGTTGAGGAGAGTATCACCAAAACCATTATATGTGGAATCATCTTGGATGACGGGTCCACTTGTAGAAGACAACCGGTTAAAGGAAGAAAAAGGTGCCATGAACATAAAGGGAAAAGAATTCGGGCATCTATTCATACAAATCagaaataa